The Kiritimatiellia bacterium genome contains the following window.
GGCCGCCACGGTCGTCATCTTGAAGGCTTGCTGCAGATTCATTTTCCCGGGTACCAGTCCGAAGTGGATAATTACCCGTTTGCGGCTTTCCGTTCAATACCTGATTCCGCGGCCCAAACGCGGGGATCGATCGGAAGCCACCGTGAAGAAAATCCGGCAGATCGGCGGAACTACAGCCGTCGGCTGATTCACGCATGTCTTCCTGCTGTAGCTCCGGCGCTCCGGCGCCGGAGCGGAGCGTCTATGTCTCCTTTTCGAACAGCCGGTACGTCTTGTACGGACGGGCGCCGTAGCGCTCGAGGGAGCGGATGAAGACGCGCAGTTGCTCGCAGATCAGCGAGCAATCGCATTGCTCGAGGCCGGGCTGCGTGCGAACCAGGTGCGCGTAGGTGTCGAGGATCATTGCGTCGTGCAGCCGGCGGTTCCGCCACGCGGGCTGGACACCAAGGAGCAAGGTCTTGACCCGCTTCAGCGGCGCCCACCGGGCGGCATGATAGAGCCGTAGCAGGTTCCAGGGCGTCAGCCGCCCGCCGAACCCGCGGATCAGCGGGTTCAGGTCCGGAATCGTGATCGTGAAGGCGACGATGCGGTCTTCCTCCAGAACGATGCGGATCAGGTCGGCGCGCAGGAGCGGCCGCAATTCGCCCAGGATCGCGCGGAACTGGCGCGGGGTGAACGGGATGTGCCCCCAGTTGCCTTCCCATGCCTCGTTGAAGAGTTCGAGGATCTCGCCGGAACGGCGGATGACTTCCGCGGGGCTCGGCATCCGCATCACCAGGCCGCCCCGCTGCATGAGATCGAGCGCCTCGGCCTTCATCGCATAGGGATCGATCTCGCGGTTCGTCACCCGCAGGGCGTACCAGTCCACCGACTTCCGGAAGCCCTGGCCCGTCACCAGCTTCTCGTACCAGGGCGGGTTGTGCGTCAACAGGAGGGCCGGCACGCCGTCGAACCCCTCCACGAGCAGCCCGATGTCGTCGTAGATGGAAAAACTCATCGGGCCGACCAGCCGCCGCGCGCCCCGGGCGCGGACCCACTCCGCGGCGGCGCGGAAAAGCGCCCCGGCCGCCTCCGGATCGTCCTCGCACTCGAAGAAACCGAAGAAGCCTGTCCCGGCCCCGTGGAACTCGTCGTGCCTCCGGTTCACCTGCGCCGAGATCCGGCCCGCCCACCGAGCCCCCCGCCGGGCCAGGAAACACTGCGCCTCGCCGAATTCGAAAAACGGGCCCCGGCGCGGATCGATAAACGCGCGTTGCCGCGAGACCAGCGGCGGCACCCAGCACGGGTCCGCGCCCTGCACCTGCCAGGGAAAGCGGATGAACGCGTCGCGTTCGCGCGCGGAGCGGATCGGCAGGACTTCCACGGGCGGCAGGGACATACCTATTCTTTCGCGGGGGCCCCGCCGAACTCCAGGTTGACCTTGTAACCCTTCCGCAGCGCGCGGTCGGGATTGGGCACGGACAACTCCACCTCGAAGTAGGACGGCTCCGGCAGCCAGTGCGGGAACGGCGCCCACGCGATCCGGCTGACCGTTCCCTCTAACTCCAGTCCCGGCCGGGCCAGCAGGGTCATCCGGGCGCGGTCCCCCACCTGGAGGCGCACGACGTCCAACTCGTGGACGTGGGCGCGGACGATCATCGGGTCCATCACGCCGAGCGTCGCGACCGGCTTGCCCGGCTCTCCTTCCGCGCCGGGCCGCGCGTCGCCGGCGATCCAGATCACGGTCCCATCCATCGGCGCGGGCAGGATCACGGTCTCCGGAATACCCTGTTCCGGCTGCTCGATGCCGAACGTTTCGCGCAGCCATTGCAGCCGGGTTTCGCGCTGCCGCCGCTCGAAGCCCGCCCGTTCGCGCGCCGCAACCAGGCGCTTTTCCAGGGCGCGTTCCCGGCCTTTCGCCAGTTCGGCCTGCTGCCGGGTGCCCAGTTGCTCCCCCGCCAGCCGCTCGGCCTCTTCCGCCGCCGCCCGGGCCTCCGCCCGTTCCGCCTCGAGGGCCGCCACCTCGGCCTCGGCCGCCGCCGGCGGCACGGGCGAGATCATGGACTCCAGCTCCGTCCGGGCCTTGGCGGACAGCGTGTACTTCACGAGCGGTTCGCCGCGCCGGACGTCCCGCCCGACCTCGACGCTCCACTCGGCGATGACGCCGCCGTACGGCAGCGCCAGCCCGCGCTCCACGGAGCAAAACAGCTCCCCTCGAACAGCGGTTTCTTCCGCCGCCACCATCGCCGGGAGGGCGGCCAGCACTAGGGCGCAGAATTTCGCTTTCATGGCTGTTCCGTTTCGGTTTGGCAGAGCCGGTCCAGCAGCGCACCGGACAGCGCGTCCCGCTCCAGGCACGCCTTGTGATAGATAAGCTCCGCGCGCAGCGCGCGGCGCTCCGCGTCGAGCCACTCCGCGCGGGCCCGGCGGGCGGCGTCGCCCGCCGCGGCCTGCCGCTCGGCCTGGTCCGCTTTCTCCGCGGCGGCCTGCGCCGCGAGCCAGTCGAGCTCCGTCGCGCGGCAGGCGCTTTCCGCCGCGCGCCAGCGTGCCCGGAGGTCGAGCACCTCGAGACGTCCCGACCGGTCTTGCTGGAGCAACGCGGCCTTCTGCCGGGCGATCTCGCGGGCCCGCTTCCAGCCGTCCCAGATCGGGATGTCCACGCCCACGGAAAAGTAGAAATCGCCGTCGTCCGCGCCGGACAGCGGGTCGGGCGTGCTGACGCCCAGCCAGAGGTCCGGGATGTACGCCGCGCGGGCGGCGAGGATGCGCAGCTCCTGCAACTGCCGCTGGAGATCGCGGGCCTCCGATTCGATCGAGCGGTCGCGCACGGTTTCCCAGGCCGCGCCGGGGTCCGGCGGATCGCCGAGCACCTGCGCGGCTGCCGACGCGGCCTCCACGGAAAAGGCGCGGTCCTCCGGCCAGCCGATCAACGCGGCCAAGCCCTCCAGGACCTCCGCGCGGGTTCGCCGCGTATGGTCCAACTGCAGCCGGCGGATTTCAACCTCCCGCTCGGCCGCCCGCCATTCCGGCTCGGGCCGGGTTCCGGCGGCCACGCGGTTCGACGCCGTGGCGACGCCGGCCTCGGCCAGCGACAGCAGTTCGGACTCCAGGCCCTCCAGCCGGCCGAGCGCCTCCACTTCCAGCCACCCCGCCCCGACGCGGCGCAGGCCGTCGGCGATGGTCTGCAGATGGGCCAGCACGGCCAGGCGGGTCAGGAGCTTCTGTGCTCGGAGAGAAAGATGCGCCTCGACGGGATTGTAAGGGTCCACCGCGAACGAAAGATACAGCCGCTCGTCGGAGCCGGCCGGCGGGTCCACGTAGTAGCGCGTCCGCAGCGAGAAGCGCGGGACATACTCCGACCGGGCGTCCGCCTCGTCCAGCTCCCGCATCGAAACTTCGATTCCGCCCGCCTCCAGGTACGGGGAATGCGCCAGCGCCTGCGCCACGCCGTCCCGGAACGCCAGGGGCCCTTCGCCCGAGGCGCCCGCCACGCCGGCCCACAGGGCCGCGAGGGCGGCCGCTCTAGCTTTCTTCCACATGGCTGGTTGTAAACCCCAAGGCTTTCAAATTCCCTGTGCCGCGATCGTCAAAAGTCCGGCGCGCCTTGCCCGTCGCGGCCAGGATGCGGCACAACTCTTCCGTCCGGCTGCCGGGCGCCGCGTAACCGACGACTACTTCATCGGCCAGCGCGGCCGTCACCTGGTTGCGAAAAGCGGCACTGTCCCGCGTGGCGCGCTTCACCCGGGCCTCGAAGGGCGTGACCAGCAGCAGGCGGCCCGAGTTCATCGGGCGGCGAAGCTCAACCGGAATCCTTTGGGGCAGGCCCCGCGCCAGGACCATGCACACCGGCGCCGCCGAACGGAGCAGGATTGTGAGCACTTCCTTTTCGACCGGCGTGTGGAACCCCCCGATGACCGCCCGGTTCTCGCTTCTCCATCGCCGCGCCAGATCCACGGCCTTCAGGATCAGCGCGCCGGGACAGCGGGCGGAACAGAAGAAGGCCGCCAGGGACGATTCCAGGATGTCCACGCGTCCGAGATGGAACAGCCCGGCCGGCGCCCTGGCGCCCAGGAATCCGCGCAGCGCCTGCCGCTTGTCCGCCGGGATATCGGATCCGTACGCCGCCTGCGCCTCGAGCACGGACGAAGGCAGCTTGCCCATGCGCCTTGCGCCCTTCATGAATATCCGCTGCATTTCCACCAGGCCATTGGACGCTGCATTGTTGCGTGGCGCCTTGGCTCCGATATCGAGCAGCGCGTCCACGGTGGTCCAATCATAGGGGGTATTTCGCAACTCCTCGTCACGGGCCCGCTGCAGAGCCGGGGCGGCTCGCTTCCATTGCTCAACAATGGTTTTCTGGTCGGCCTGGCGCGGGCGCTTCACTGGTTACGCTCCAGAATATGCATCGCTTCACGGACGATTTCCGGCGTCTCTTTCAAATCACACAGCGCCGTTAAGTGCCTCGCTATGTACTTCCTGTCCAAGGACACTCCCTGCTTGACGGCAATCCCGCGCACATCCAGCCAGTCCTGCGGCCGCCCGGCGAAGGCCTTCATGACAAAGAGATCTTCGGCCGAACACGTCGGGAGGACATATCCCGGAGAGAATTCAAACGCCGTCGCCCGATCCAGCATTTCTTGCTCAAACGCCAAAGCACCGAAGGAAATATCCACCGGCATACCGTTCGCGGCCGAGATAAGCAGAACGCGATTCACCAAGGAAAAAGCAAGCGCATCATCCCGACGAGGTTTGAATTGCATCAACAAGTCCCTGGCAAAGGTCTCCTCCTCGCCAAATCCCGTGTAAAGGGTCAAATCGGCATCCCGCGTCAATCGCGGTTCGCCCCACCGTTGCACGGCCAGGCCGCCGATGATGCAGAATTTCCAATTTCGTTTCCGCATGAAACCACAAATTTCCCTTGCGGCCACGAAGAGCGCATTCACCCAATCAGTCCCTTTCTGCGTTTATGGTATTTTGCCGCATCCGCCCGTTTCCCGCGAGCCTTAACTAGGGCCGCTTTCCCGGAGCACGCCGTCCTCCAAGTGACAGGTCCGCGCGCAGCATTCCGCAACGGCCGGGTCGTGGGTGACCACGATCATCGCCTTGCCGCCGCCGGAGAGGATGCGGTGGAAATGCTCCATCACCTGCCGCCCGTGGGCGCGGTCGAGCTGGCCGGTGGGCTCGTCGGCCAGGATCACCCGCGGGCGGTTGACCAGCGCGCGCGCGACGGCGACGCGCTGCTGCTCGCCGCCGGAGAGCAGGTTGGTCGGATGCCGGATTCGGTGCGCCATGTCCACGGCGTCCAGCGCCTCGCGGATACGAGCCTCGCGCTCGCTACGCGGCACGCCGGCATACATCAGGGGGAATTCCAGGTTCTCCCACACGCTTGTGTGCTCGATCAGGTTGCAGCTCTGGAACACAAACCCGAACATGCGCCGCCGGAAATCGGCCTGGGTCCGCCGGTCCAGGGCCAGCATGTCCCGCTCGCCCAGCCGGTAACTTCCGCCGCTCGGCGGCAGGAGCAGGCCGAGGATGAACAGCAGCGTGGACTTGCCGGAGCCCGACGGGCCGACGATGGCGACGCTCTCGCCTTCGCGCAGCTCGAGGTCCACGCTCCGCAGCACCTGCAGGCGCTCGGCCGCCGTGTCGTAGCCGCGGGCGAGGCCGCGGGCCTGGAGCAGCAAGCCGTTCCTGGTGGTTCCGTCATTCATACTTGATCGCCGTCACCGGCTCCATGCGGCTGGCGCGGAACGAGGGGTAGAAGCCCGCGCCGATCCCCAGCGCGAGCGCGACGCACAGGCTGACGCCCATGTACAGCCATACCGTTTCCGGCGGCGGGCTCGACCCGAGCCAGGCGCCAATCCCCCGCACCGCCAGCCACCCGAGCCCGGCGCCCAGCAGGCCGGCGCCCAGGCTCAACGCGGCGGATTCCGCGAGGAACTGCGCGAGGATGTCCCGGTCCTCCGCGCCCATCGCCTTCTTCAAGCCGATCTCCCGCGTGCGCGAGCGCGCGGCGGACATCATGATCGTCCAGATGCCGAACCCGCCGAGGGCCAGCGTGGCGGCCACGGCGATGTGGACGAAGGCCTGCACCCACCACACCATGCGCTGGACATGCTTGAGCCGCTCCCAGCCCACCTCGACGCGCAAATGGTCCGAGGGCTGAAAGCGATCAATGACGCCCGGCACGGCCTCCGTCACCTCCTTCACCGCCTCGACGGAATGACAGCGGACGTACAGACGGTTGGGCGGGATCAACGGGTGGATGCGATCCTGCGCCGTGGTGACCGGGATGAACGCCCACCGGTCGCGGTCGCCGACCCCGGGCCCGTCCAGCAAGCCGGTGATACGGTACAGGTCGCCGTCCACGAGCAGGTCCTCGCCCACGGCCTTCCCGCCCCCGTACAGTTCCGCGGCCAGGCGGGCGCCGAGAACGCACACGGCCCGGCGGCCG
Protein-coding sequences here:
- a CDS encoding ABC transporter permease, encoding MLDLHDLLRVSFRQVLRQRSRYLGVLLTVTLGTAGFIAVNTIGRNVKRNLDRDLDVLGGVTLVKVFFDDEAAGRPPTTFRPDTLAALRALPGVDGVSAMAMKMVNARAVLRGERYGFTLVGVDGHFWGVNSFAAVDGRLFSADEIAGRRAVCVLGARLAAELYGGGKAVGEDLLVDGDLYRITGLLDGPGVGDRDRWAFIPVTTAQDRIHPLIPPNRLYVRCHSVEAVKEVTEAVPGVIDRFQPSDHLRVEVGWERLKHVQRMVWWVQAFVHIAVAATLALGGFGIWTIMMSAARSRTREIGLKKAMGAEDRDILAQFLAESAALSLGAGLLGAGLGWLAVRGIGAWLGSSPPPETVWLYMGVSLCVALALGIGAGFYPSFRASRMEPVTAIKYE
- a CDS encoding ABC transporter ATP-binding protein, coding for MNDGTTRNGLLLQARGLARGYDTAAERLQVLRSVDLELREGESVAIVGPSGSGKSTLLFILGLLLPPSGGSYRLGERDMLALDRRTQADFRRRMFGFVFQSCNLIEHTSVWENLEFPLMYAGVPRSEREARIREALDAVDMAHRIRHPTNLLSGGEQQRVAVARALVNRPRVILADEPTGQLDRAHGRQVMEHFHRILSGGGKAMIVVTHDPAVAECCARTCHLEDGVLRESGPS
- a CDS encoding nucleotidyltransferase, with translation MNALFVAAREICGFMRKRNWKFCIIGGLAVQRWGEPRLTRDADLTLYTGFGEEETFARDLLMQFKPRRDDALAFSLVNRVLLISAANGMPVDISFGALAFEQEMLDRATAFEFSPGYVLPTCSAEDLFVMKAFAGRPQDWLDVRGIAVKQGVSLDRKYIARHLTALCDLKETPEIVREAMHILERNQ
- a CDS encoding HlyD family efflux transporter periplasmic adaptor subunit gives rise to the protein MKAKFCALVLAALPAMVAAEETAVRGELFCSVERGLALPYGGVIAEWSVEVGRDVRRGEPLVKYTLSAKARTELESMISPVPPAAAEAEVAALEAERAEARAAAEEAERLAGEQLGTRQQAELAKGRERALEKRLVAARERAGFERRQRETRLQWLRETFGIEQPEQGIPETVILPAPMDGTVIWIAGDARPGAEGEPGKPVATLGVMDPMIVRAHVHELDVVRLQVGDRARMTLLARPGLELEGTVSRIAWAPFPHWLPEPSYFEVELSVPNPDRALRKGYKVNLEFGGAPAKE
- a CDS encoding TolC family protein, whose translation is MWKKARAAALAALWAGVAGASGEGPLAFRDGVAQALAHSPYLEAGGIEVSMRELDEADARSEYVPRFSLRTRYYVDPPAGSDERLYLSFAVDPYNPVEAHLSLRAQKLLTRLAVLAHLQTIADGLRRVGAGWLEVEALGRLEGLESELLSLAEAGVATASNRVAAGTRPEPEWRAAEREVEIRRLQLDHTRRTRAEVLEGLAALIGWPEDRAFSVEAASAAAQVLGDPPDPGAAWETVRDRSIESEARDLQRQLQELRILAARAAYIPDLWLGVSTPDPLSGADDGDFYFSVGVDIPIWDGWKRAREIARQKAALLQQDRSGRLEVLDLRARWRAAESACRATELDWLAAQAAAEKADQAERQAAAGDAARRARAEWLDAERRALRAELIYHKACLERDALSGALLDRLCQTETEQP